In one window of Juglans regia cultivar Chandler chromosome 3, Walnut 2.0, whole genome shotgun sequence DNA:
- the LOC109000824 gene encoding uncharacterized protein LOC109000824: protein MRNNESSAILQKKLQPKLKDPKSFTIPYTIGNSYFDKVLCDLGASINLMPLSVFRKLGLGEAKPTTISLQLADRSIKYPRGLIEHVLVKMDKFMFPTDFIVLDMEEDKEIPLILG, encoded by the coding sequence ATGCGGAACAATGAGAGcagtgcaattttacaaaagaagttgcagcctaagttgaaagatccGAAGAGTTTCACGATCCCTTACACTATAGgaaattcatattttgataaagttttatgtgatttaGGGGCAAGCATTAATCTAATGCCTCTCTCTGTTTTTAGGAaactaggtcttggagaagcaaagccgaccaccatctctctacagttggcGGACAGATCTATTAAATACCCGAGAGGACTCATTGAGCACGTATTGGTGAAAATGGATAAGTTCATGTTCCCGACCGACTTCATTGTACTCGATATGGAGGAGGACAAGGAGATCCCTTTGATACTCGGCTGA